A single Chaetodon trifascialis isolate fChaTrf1 chromosome 18, fChaTrf1.hap1, whole genome shotgun sequence DNA region contains:
- the mc4r gene encoding melanocortin receptor 4, which produces MNTTDLHGLIQGYHNRSQTSGILPLNKDLSAEEKDSSAGCYEQLLISTEVFLTLGIVSLLENILVVAAIIKNKNLHSPMYFFICSLAVADMLVSVSNASETIVIALINGGNLTIPVTLIKSMDNVFDSMICSSLLASICSLLAIAVDRYITIFYALRYHNIVTLRRAMLVISSIWTCCTVSGILFIIYSESTTVLICLITMFFTMLVLMASLYVHMFLLARLHMKRIAALPGNAPIHQRANMKGAITLTILLGVFVVCWAPFFLHLILMITCPRNPYCTCFMSHFNMYLILIMCNSVIDPIIYAFRSQEMRKTFKEIFCCSHTLLCV; this is translated from the coding sequence ATGAACACCACAGATCTCCATGGATTGATCCAAGGCTACCACAACAGGAGTCAAACCTCAGGCATTTTGCCACTCAACAAAGACTTATCGGCCGAGGAGAAGGACTCATCGGCAGGATGCTACGAACAGCTGTTGATTTCCACCGAGGTTTTCCTCACTCTGGGCATCGTCAGCCTGCTGGAGAACATCCTGGTTGTTGCTGCTATCATCAAAAACAAGAACCTTCACTCACCCATGTACTTCTTCATCTGCAGCCTCGCTGTCGCTGACATGCTTGTCAGTGTGTCCAACGCCTCCGAGACTATTGTCATAGCGCTCATCAACGGAGGCAACCTGACCATCCCCGTCACCTTGATCAAAAGCATGGACAATGTGTTTGACTCTATgatctgcagctctctgttaGCATCTATCTGCAGCTTGCTGGCCATCGCCGTCGATCGCTACATCACCATCTTCTACGCGCTGCGATACCACAACATTGTCACCCTGCGAAGGGCGATGTTGGTCATCAGCAGCATCTGGACGTGCTGCACCGTGTCCGGCATCCTGTTTATCATCTACTCAGAGAGCACCACAGTGCTCATCTGCCTCATCACCATGTTCTTCACCATGCTGGTGCTCATGGCGTCGCTGTACGTCCACATGTTCCTGCTGGCGCGTTTGCACATGAAGCGGATCGCAGCGCTGCCGGGCAACGCGCCCATCCATCAGCGGGCCAACATGAAGGGCGCCATCACCCTCACCATCCTCCTCGGGGTGTTCGTGGTGTGCTGGGCGCccttcttcctccacctcatcctcatGATCACCTGCCCCAGGAACCCCTACTGCACCTGCTTCATGTCCCACTTCAACATGTACCTCATCCTCATCATGTGCAACTCCGTCATTGACCCCATCATCTACGCCTTTCGCAGCCAAGAGATGCGAAAAACCTTCAAAGAGATtttctgctgctcacacactctcctgtgtgtgtga